tatgggtgctggacattgaaccccAGTTagtcgtgtgcaaggaaaatgcccaaccagctgtgctattgctcgggccCAGCTCTCACTTCTTTAAAACTGAGAAACAGTTTCTCACGTTTTGAAGACATTCTGTAGAACCAGTCCCCTCCCTGATGTCATTTCAGCTGGGGCTTGTGCACCTTTGCTCGCCCCGTGGAGTCTGGAGCACCAGTGGGCCGCCTCTACCGAGGCCTCTTCTTTTACTTACTGGGCACTGGGCTCACAGTCCATCCCGGGCCCTTCAGCTACGTGAAAATCCCTCTGTAAATGAAGTGGCCTCAATagcttgaggggaaaaaaaagctacCTGCTGACCTCTGCAGGCCTCCAGCCAGCCGTGGGACACTCCATCCGGCCTGGTGACCGTGTTCACCAGCAGGCGGTGGGCCGCCCGGCACACAGCCTGTTTCCTTTAGACCTTTGTGGGGGCCTTGTTTGAGGAGGGGCCCCCCACGGCCATGGTCCCCGGCGGTGTCCTCCATCTCTAGGCCCGGCCCCCGTTACTAGAGGGGGGAGTGGACCCAGTGGGCGCATCTCCTCCCGGCAGGTgtccagggaggagggagacccTAGGCCAACAGGGGGCACGAGGGGCATCGagggccccccccacctcccgcacaCCTCCTTCCCTCAGACCCAGACTTGGGTGATGCCCCTTCGCTCCAGATTCTTCTCCAGAAGTTCGCTCTGGCCTCCGCCCCACCCTGGAAATACAACACTCGTCCCGCTGGGAGCGGCCTCCCGACCTCCCAGAGCTCGGTCAGCGCAGGGGCTAGTGCTCCCCGGGGCCGGGCAGGAAGTCCCTGCTGCACGCCTCAGACAACAGCGGGTGCGTGTGTTGGGGGGTCCGGAGGCCCTTCTGGGGAGGCCAGGCCGTCTGAAGACGCATTGAAGACAGGCTCCGTCTCCTCTCCTCATTCTCCGCTCCCAGCCTGAGCGCTGCAGGCTGGCGGCTGCAGGAAGAGCTGATAAGGTGCCGAGGACAGAGAGCCCGCCTTATCTCCCCCACACACGCGGGCCCAAAGTGCTCCCTCTTCCTGCCCAGGGCCGGAGACATAAACCCACCATCTCCTGcagcccccctttcccaacctcggTGAGCCAGAGAGGAGAAAGTGGGGCGCGGCCGCTCCAGAGACTGCGTGACTGGCACGACCGAGTGGGTGGGATGGCCGGGTGCTGCTCTGTCCAGCAGGCTCACATGCAGGGTCTGGGCTTGGCTTGGAAGGCCAAGGTTTGCCGACCCGCAGGCCAAGGGCACAGCGATGTCCTCTGACCCTCAGAGTGTCACTGCACCAGTGCAGCCAGCTGGGCAGTGACGCCCCCAGCCCAGGAAGTGTTGTACAGTTCTGTTCTCTGGGTATTTGGTACTTTACAAAATACTTTCTTCTGTTCTCTAATGTTTTACTTTGAAAAGATCCCACATGTTTAGCTGAGTGTTTTTAATAAGCACATAGCAGATAGCCATGGGCTGGGATGGATTCTGAGAGCTAAAACTATATTTGGTGTGTGTTtaaatgttggactggagcaatagtacagcaggtaggggcgtttgccttgcacacggctgacctgtgttcgattcctccgcccctctcggagagcccggcaagctaccgagagtatcctgcccacacagcagagcctggcaagctacccgtggcgtattcgatttgccaaaaacagtaacaacaagtctcacaatggagacattactggtgcttgctcgagcaaatcgatgaacaacaggatgacagtgccacaaaAGCCTCAGAGACTTAGAGGGGGGAAAAACCCGGTGGCCGAGGAAACCCTTGTGTGGGCACCTGGGACCCATGCAGGGCCCCTCCACAGCCCGTAAGGTGAAGGTGAGTGGTGGGTGGGTGAGGAGTGAGGGGCCCAGTTTGGAGCCCCCTGCAGCCGCCCTGAGGGTGTGAGGCTGCGCGGGATTAGCTTTTGGAAGCCAGCTCTCTGGTTTGATCTGCCCGTTCTCTCCGTGAAGCATCCTTTGTGATGAGAGCCCCGAGGAAAGAGACCTTGGCTCTAGTTCCTTACTGGGGTCGTAgcctcattcctcctcctcctgtcgtCGATGGCCAAGCTGAGAGGGGGCTTTTCTATGGTTCATTTTATTTGTCTTGATTTCCCTTGTTCCTAAATAGCCCGTGTTGACTGCGGAGACTCACTTCCTACTTAAAAACACGCAGTTCTCTGAGGTGGCACGACTGTAGGCGATTACTCCTGAACTCTTGAGAAttatatgaaagatttgcatgtGAAACTCAGAACTTAAGAAGTTGGGGTTCACTGCAGGGTCTGTAGATGGGCCCTGTGTCCGGGCCTCTCCTCTTACCCCCGTATGAGGTCACTTGTCCAGTCCCCCGATGCACTGTCCAGTGTAGGACATCCCGGCCCTGTCCCTCACCGCCTTCCCCCTCCAGGGTATGGTGACGACCTGGTCCTGTCCCCGTGCCTCTCTCTGTCCAGTGCATGCGTCCTGGTCTGGCACCTGCAGCTGGAGCCCTGGGCCCCACATCCCCTGGCTGGGCCTCTCGAGGCCTGTGTCTTCGTCTCTGATCACGTGCTTGCAGGAGAGGGGTGGTAGAGGCCAATGGCCAGGGGCCTTATACTTGCTGCTGTCCAGGGGGCGGAGTGGCCCGGGCCCCACCCCTTCTGGATCCCGGGCTCCTGACCTAGAAGCCGGGTTATTTTTAGAGTCGCCCAGAGATATGTATCCACATCCATCACTTGGATGGCAGAGGGGCCTTGTCTGtccctgctggccctgccccagatgtgtgtgtgtggctctccTCTGGACCTGGAGGGGCCCAGCCTCCGAGGCCCCCTCAGGCACCTGGCCGTGGCACGAGCAGGTGGTGGGCCAGTGGGGAGGAATAGGACTCCGGTGTCCACTAAGCCACCAGCTTCTCCGTGTGGGGCCCTGCCTGGGTGCCCCTCCCTGGCCAGGGTGTCCTTCACGTGCCTGTGTGCCCAGTGGGGGCACGggtacacacactctctctctctctctctctctcactctctctctctctctctctctctctctctcgtgcgcgcgcgtgtgtgcacaCACCCCTGAGCGAGCCCTCTACCCCTCTGCCACATGCTGGCTGGCACTGGGAGGCTTCATACATTCGGGTGACCCTGAGGTTTTCACTCAGTAACCAGAACCCCTGCGGTGCCCCGGGGGCTGACCCCCACCTTCCAGAACCCGGGACTCAGAGTCCCTGCTGGGGGGCCCACAGCCCCCCTGAACTCCCACATCAACCTCTAACTCAtgtccctctcctcccaccctaGGATGACCCCCCCACGGCCACTCCAGATGCCTCgggcaccaccaccagcaccatcagcATCCACGAGTACTTCGCTCAGCGCATGGCTGCACTGAAGGGCAAAGCCCTGCCCTCAGGGGCAGGACCAGACCCCCCAGAGGCCCCCGTGGTAGGAAAAGGGgccaagaaaaggaagaaagaggccaAGGACAGATGTGTGGGCCTGACGGAGCAGCCCGAGGCCAAGGAGCAGAGCCACGATCTCCAGGACGAGAACACCGCCGGCCCCGCCGTGGAGGCAGACAGCTGGACGCAGCCACTGGAAGACACGGACGAGGACACACATGAGCccccaaaaatcaagaaaaggaaaggaaagaagcagCTTCTGCAGCAGGTGCAGGCCGTGGAGGAGACACCGTCAGGCGACACAGcagtgaagaagaagaagaagaaaaagaagaagaaaagttcccTGGAAATTCCCTAACTCCGTGCCCTGCACTTCCCTCCAGGGACAGTCCACAGGCAAGACCAGGGACAGGGCcacagggagagggcaggagtTGCCAGTGTGTCCTCACTGGCCAAGCGGAGGAAACGGGGCATTCCAGCAGACTCAGACAGGCACATGCTGAGGGATGCGGCGGCTCCATGCTGTGCCTGTTCCCCTCATACTGCCGGCGTCCTCTCTCTTGGCCTGGCCAGCATCCACTCGTGGCCCAGGGGCTGTCCACTCGACATGGGGGCCGTCTACTCCCTAGGCCTGGCAGGTGTCTACCTTCTCTGCCTGGCCAGCTTGGCGGGCACTCACTCTCTCAGCCCGGCCAGCACCCACTCTCGGCCCGGGGGCTGTCCACTCTCTCAACCTGGGAGCCGTCTACTCTCTCGCTGGGGGGCCATCTACTCCCTCGGCCTGGCAGGTGTCTATTCTCTCGGCCCGGCCGGTGTCCACTCTCAGCCCGGTACCCACTCTCTTAGCCTGGCCATGCCTACTCTCGGCCCAACTTGTCACCGGCAGGAACCTGCTTCCTGCGGAAGGCCTTGCCCTCATTAAAGGATTAAGATGCCAGCGTTTGGATTCCGAGTTCTGTTTATTCTGTCTCCAGCCACCCGTGGTGCCAAGTAGGCGTCACCCTCCCTGTGCGGCAGGCTGGTCGCTTCTCAGACCCGACTGACGTACCTTGTCCCCAAGAGCTTGGGCTCTGTGTGTGGAACCTTGCCAAGAACAGGGCTCACCTGGTGGAGCTGCGGCCCCTTGGTACCATCCTGGACTGTTGGACactgagcctcccccgggcactCCTGGGGGGACAAGGTGGCCTGACGTGTCACACCTGCGCCTGCTGCCACTAGAGATGCCACTTGTGGCTCTCATACTGGCCCTGCCATGCCTGCTGTGGCATGACCCCAGGTGGGTGGAAGAGGCTGACACTTTGCCTgggagtgaggccctgggtcctgtGCTGGGCAGAGATGCCCCCTTACCTGCTGGGTGCAGTGGACACCAACGCACAGGAAAGCGCGActcctcctggggccagagagagcacagcgggcagggcgctggccttgcacacatccgatctgagttccatctctgacacctcatgtggtcccccgagccctccaggaatgatctcgactgcagagccaggattgagcctGGAGCTTTCCCCTCCCAAACCCTCGTGTCCTGTGGCCCTGGAGTCCTCCcgccccctgtcccctccccctcccccccccccccccgagcccagCTTTCCCCTGCAGGAGAGCAGCCAAGGGTTCTGGGTGCTCTCACACAGCAGGGCCGGTGGCTGGCCTCTGCTTGTTGGGTCTCAGCCTGGAAGGAGAGTTCCAAAAGGCAGTGggagggcagtgctgggaggtgcAG
The nucleotide sequence above comes from Sorex araneus isolate mSorAra2 chromosome 1, mSorAra2.pri, whole genome shotgun sequence. Encoded proteins:
- the PINX1 gene encoding PIN2/TERF1-interacting telomerase inhibitor 1, translating into MSMLAERRRKQKWAVDPQNTAWSNDESKFGQRMLEKMGWSKGKGLGAQEQGATEHIRVRVKNNNLGLGATVNNEDNWIAHQDDFNQLLAALNSHHRQEAADASERKGKKSFSLEEKSRISRSRVHYMKFTKGKDLSSRSTTDLDCIFGKRHRKKTPEDDPPTATPDASGTTTSTISIHEYFAQRMAALKGKALPSGAGPDPPEAPVVGKGAKKRKKEAKDRCVGLTEQPEAKEQSHDLQDENTAGPAVEADSWTQPLEDTDEDTHEPPKIKKRKGKKQLLQQVQAVEETPSGDTAVKKKKKKKKKKSSLEIP